Proteins co-encoded in one Streptomyces sp. NBC_01571 genomic window:
- a CDS encoding ABC transporter substrate-binding protein: MVGTHTVVRSRRKAPAVAVLCAATALLTLAGCGGEGSSANGSYGFPEAKQEASSTITVWVDADRQAAAKAFQAKNPDTKVKVVTYDGSANGSNSFRTKMQLFDRAGSGWPDVVFSSQNNDAAWASQKSGGKQAFAAVLDKGLVQKDTLSNFTEGSLKPCTVNGRVYCLRNDLAQAVLWYDKSLLEQFGYALPTTWEEYQALGEKVAKEHPGYIIGTAGDAWTPEVFMWASKCQANDVPGPKSLTVKTDSTECKRAASLLDALRQNGTVPVVSVFTPEFLKKYSGKVLMMPGPAWYAGAIFNNPQSLNVSAGRLGVAAPLPWKGEGEAVTGNVGGGTWFISSHSKNLKAAETFVRFVTTADEYQVDVAPGYPAYGPAAQKWIAKQEASKYYATPLQPVVTAASRIWDGWGYPTFSQEAIWAKTMTPGITGGKSIVDLLPTWQKAIENQAEVNGYRVK, from the coding sequence ATGGTCGGAACCCACACTGTGGTGCGTTCGCGCCGTAAGGCGCCGGCCGTCGCCGTATTGTGCGCAGCAACCGCGCTCCTGACCCTCGCTGGTTGCGGCGGCGAAGGCAGCTCGGCGAACGGGTCGTACGGCTTTCCCGAAGCCAAGCAGGAGGCCTCCTCCACGATCACCGTCTGGGTGGACGCGGACCGACAGGCTGCCGCGAAGGCGTTCCAGGCGAAGAACCCGGACACCAAGGTCAAGGTCGTCACCTATGACGGGTCGGCCAACGGGTCCAACTCCTTCCGGACGAAGATGCAGCTCTTCGACCGCGCTGGTAGTGGCTGGCCCGACGTCGTCTTCTCCAGCCAGAACAACGACGCGGCATGGGCCAGCCAGAAGAGCGGCGGCAAGCAGGCGTTCGCGGCCGTGTTGGACAAGGGACTGGTCCAGAAGGACACGCTCAGCAACTTCACCGAAGGCTCCCTCAAACCCTGCACGGTAAACGGCCGCGTGTACTGCCTGCGCAACGACCTCGCCCAGGCGGTGCTCTGGTACGACAAGTCACTGCTGGAGCAGTTCGGCTACGCCCTCCCGACCACGTGGGAGGAGTACCAGGCGCTCGGAGAAAAGGTCGCCAAGGAGCACCCGGGCTACATCATCGGGACGGCTGGGGATGCATGGACGCCCGAGGTGTTCATGTGGGCGAGCAAGTGCCAGGCCAATGACGTGCCCGGTCCCAAGTCCCTCACCGTGAAGACCGACTCAACCGAGTGCAAGCGGGCGGCCTCGTTGCTCGACGCCCTCCGCCAGAACGGCACCGTGCCGGTGGTCAGCGTGTTCACTCCCGAGTTCTTGAAGAAGTACTCAGGCAAAGTGCTGATGATGCCGGGTCCTGCCTGGTATGCCGGCGCGATCTTCAACAATCCTCAGTCGCTCAACGTGTCGGCCGGGCGGCTCGGAGTCGCCGCGCCCCTGCCGTGGAAGGGCGAGGGCGAGGCTGTGACGGGCAACGTGGGTGGCGGAACTTGGTTCATCTCCAGCCATTCGAAAAACCTGAAGGCCGCCGAGACGTTCGTCCGGTTCGTCACCACGGCCGACGAGTATCAGGTCGATGTCGCACCGGGATACCCGGCGTACGGGCCCGCCGCACAGAAGTGGATCGCCAAGCAGGAGGCGAGCAAGTACTACGCCACCCCGCTGCAGCCGGTGGTGACCGCAGCGTCGCGGATCTGGGACGGCTGGGGTTACCCCACGTTCAGCCAGGAGGCGATATGGGCGAAGACGATGACCCCGGGGATCACGGGCGGCAAGTCGATCGTGGACCTGCTGCCGACCTGGCAGAAGGCAATCGAGAACCAGGCCGAGGTCAACGGATACAGGGTGAAGTGA
- a CDS encoding carbohydrate ABC transporter permease — MSLAPPSDRLTADASRRRRSRRVSGRPAGRAFARSPIGYLFVSPYALLTIAFGIFPSLYAVLLAFTTADGGFAGFDNFTKVVGDFRFWPAVFHVTTYLLIWLLALVVFVVGLALVVHAVSLRWVSTTLRFIYYLPGALAGASSVLLWLFVLDPTASPVSGLLSAMGFDSFVQVIQPGHLPAIFAIIAFWTGAGGWIIIMYGALNNISPEVIEAARIDGANAVQIALRIQLPMLRKWVAYMGVMSLAAGTQLFVEPQLLSQASNAVVPNDYSLNQLAYQYAFQQNDFNGAAAISLILLVVALLLSWVFVARGGLFEKE, encoded by the coding sequence ATGTCCCTCGCTCCTCCGAGTGACCGGCTGACCGCTGACGCCTCGAGGCGTCGGCGGTCACGCCGGGTTAGCGGCCGGCCGGCCGGCCGCGCCTTCGCTCGCAGTCCGATCGGCTATCTCTTCGTCTCGCCCTACGCGTTGCTCACCATCGCCTTCGGGATCTTCCCTTCTCTCTACGCAGTACTCCTGGCCTTCACGACCGCCGACGGTGGATTCGCGGGCTTCGACAACTTCACCAAGGTCGTCGGCGACTTCCGGTTCTGGCCGGCCGTGTTCCACGTGACCACCTATCTCCTCATCTGGCTCCTCGCGCTGGTCGTCTTCGTCGTCGGCCTGGCATTGGTGGTCCACGCTGTCAGTCTGCGGTGGGTGAGCACGACCCTGCGCTTCATCTACTACCTGCCCGGCGCGCTCGCGGGCGCGTCCAGCGTCCTGTTGTGGCTCTTCGTCCTTGATCCGACGGCGAGCCCGGTCAGCGGTCTGCTCAGCGCAATGGGATTCGACAGTTTCGTACAGGTGATCCAACCCGGCCACCTTCCGGCGATCTTCGCAATCATCGCGTTCTGGACCGGAGCCGGCGGGTGGATCATCATCATGTACGGCGCCCTCAACAACATCAGCCCCGAAGTGATCGAGGCCGCCCGCATCGACGGAGCGAACGCCGTCCAGATCGCGTTGCGGATCCAGCTTCCGATGCTTCGTAAGTGGGTTGCGTACATGGGGGTCATGTCGCTCGCGGCCGGCACCCAGCTGTTCGTCGAGCCACAGTTGCTCAGCCAGGCCAGCAACGCAGTAGTGCCCAACGACTACTCGCTCAACCAGCTGGCTTATCAGTACGCGTTCCAGCAGAACGACTTCAACGGCGCGGCCGCGATCTCGCTGATCCTGCTGGTCGTCGCACTCCTGCTGTCCTGGGTGTTCGTGGCTCGTGGCGGCCTCTTCGAGAAGGAATGA
- a CDS encoding carbohydrate ABC transporter permease codes for MTALPAGRRRPSLSGWSGRSIAGVLLVVFVLFFAIPIVWLLLAVTKNSKTLVVADPFSLGSWSGFVANCHQLFNFQDGAVTTWIGNSALYAIGALVITLLVSIPAGYALALTEFRLRQALLVLTLVVMLIPSTALVLPIFLELNSVGLIGSPLSVILPMSFFPFGVYLTYIYFSTSIPRDILAAARIDGCNGVQVFTRVALPLAAPIVALVAFFSFVQNWNNFFLPFVMLPSSDGYPIQVGLTSLLASTPAFNPSSAGSDSVQLPTLALGTIVSILPVLVVFLFSQRFLVAGMTAGGAKE; via the coding sequence ATGACTGCACTCCCCGCCGGACGCCGCCGGCCGAGCCTCAGCGGGTGGAGCGGGCGGTCCATCGCGGGCGTCCTGCTCGTCGTCTTCGTCCTGTTCTTCGCCATCCCGATCGTCTGGCTGCTCCTCGCGGTCACGAAGAACTCGAAGACGCTCGTCGTCGCCGACCCGTTCTCGCTCGGGTCGTGGTCGGGCTTCGTCGCCAACTGCCATCAGTTGTTCAACTTCCAGGACGGTGCAGTGACGACCTGGATCGGGAACTCTGCGCTGTACGCGATCGGCGCTCTGGTGATCACGCTCCTCGTGAGCATCCCCGCCGGCTACGCGCTCGCGCTCACGGAGTTCAGGCTTCGGCAGGCGCTGCTCGTGCTGACACTCGTCGTCATGCTGATCCCCAGCACCGCACTGGTGCTGCCCATCTTCCTCGAGCTGAACAGTGTCGGCTTGATCGGAAGCCCGCTGTCGGTGATCCTGCCCATGTCCTTCTTCCCGTTCGGCGTTTATCTCACCTATATCTACTTCTCGACCAGCATCCCCCGTGACATCCTCGCAGCCGCGCGCATCGACGGCTGCAACGGAGTCCAGGTCTTCACCCGAGTCGCCCTTCCGCTGGCCGCCCCGATCGTCGCCCTGGTGGCGTTCTTCAGCTTTGTACAGAACTGGAACAACTTCTTCCTCCCGTTCGTGATGCTGCCCTCGAGCGACGGCTACCCGATCCAGGTCGGGCTCACCTCGCTTCTGGCGTCAACCCCGGCTTTCAATCCCAGCTCCGCAGGATCCGACTCCGTCCAGCTGCCCACCTTGGCGCTGGGGACGATCGTGTCGATCCTGCCCGTCCTGGTCGTCTTCTTGTTCTCCCAGCGATTCCTGGTCGCGGGCATGACAGCGGGAGGAGCCAAGGAATGA
- a CDS encoding mandelate racemase/muconate lactonizing enzyme family protein gives MKITGYRSLSTVHDWGRITGDVNGVQPSHATPVPVLIIETDTGIEGVGLGSHADIARVFPAIEGDDPRSVVALYDRMLDWVFKAGHSGSTFGTIGAVDMALWDIKAKAADEPLWRTLGGRERFVPGYASGLEYGLTEDELADLYGRFADRGFKAGKLKGGRDLDRDLPRLEIMRDILSRNSRRPALMFDANESWNHAQAARYVAAIEQRMDLTWVEEPLRRWDAAGMAALRGKVRAAIASGENLTGLEQYRPLLDANAVDIVQVGNVWGITHFLRVATLAHAHDLPVSPVAYNANPVAHAAAAVPNHLAFEVQDLLFPVGLDVDQQFDDGGIVLGDRPGIGIVVDESQMSPAGAATPRPAATGPHIRPERAALRLVAEPDVTHRGGRPS, from the coding sequence ATGAAGATCACCGGGTACCGCAGCCTGAGCACCGTTCACGACTGGGGCAGAATCACCGGGGACGTCAACGGGGTCCAGCCCAGCCACGCCACGCCGGTCCCCGTCCTCATCATCGAGACCGACACCGGCATCGAGGGAGTAGGCCTCGGGTCCCACGCCGACATCGCCCGTGTCTTCCCCGCGATCGAGGGCGATGACCCGCGGTCGGTCGTGGCGCTCTACGACCGAATGCTCGACTGGGTATTCAAGGCCGGTCACTCAGGATCCACCTTCGGCACCATCGGTGCCGTCGACATGGCCCTCTGGGACATCAAGGCCAAGGCCGCTGACGAGCCGCTCTGGCGGACCCTCGGGGGCCGCGAGCGCTTCGTCCCCGGGTACGCGTCCGGCCTCGAGTACGGCCTGACCGAGGACGAACTCGCCGACCTCTACGGTCGGTTCGCGGACCGCGGGTTCAAGGCCGGCAAGCTCAAAGGCGGCCGCGACCTCGACCGGGACCTGCCCCGGCTGGAGATCATGCGCGACATTCTCAGCCGCAACTCCCGCCGCCCGGCACTCATGTTCGACGCCAACGAGTCGTGGAACCACGCCCAGGCGGCCCGGTATGTCGCGGCCATCGAGCAGCGCATGGACCTCACCTGGGTGGAGGAACCGCTGCGCCGGTGGGATGCGGCCGGCATGGCCGCGCTGCGCGGGAAGGTGCGCGCGGCGATCGCCAGCGGCGAGAACCTGACCGGACTGGAGCAGTACCGCCCCCTGCTGGACGCCAACGCGGTCGATATCGTGCAGGTCGGCAACGTGTGGGGGATCACCCACTTCCTCCGCGTCGCGACGCTCGCGCACGCCCACGATCTGCCGGTGAGTCCCGTCGCGTACAACGCGAACCCGGTGGCGCACGCCGCCGCCGCCGTGCCGAACCATCTGGCCTTCGAAGTCCAGGATCTCCTCTTTCCCGTCGGTCTCGATGTCGACCAGCAGTTCGACGACGGAGGCATCGTCCTGGGCGATCGCCCGGGCATCGGGATCGTGGTCGACGAATCCCAGATGTCACCAGCCGGCGCCGCGACGCCCCGGCCCGCGGCGACTGGACCGCACATCCGGCCCGAACGCGCTGCCCTGCGGCTGGTGGCCGAGCCGGACGTGACGCACCGCGGAGGCCGACCCTCGTGA
- a CDS encoding L-rhamnose mutarotase, producing the protein MTRRPERRAFVVGVRPEKREEYLALHRAVWPSVERKLTECNVRNYSIFIFGDILFAYYEYVGEDHEADMRRIADDPVSQEWWTHTDPCQVRIAEERDPGALWQPVEELWHLA; encoded by the coding sequence GTGACCCGTCGACCTGAGCGCAGGGCCTTCGTCGTGGGTGTGCGGCCCGAGAAGCGCGAGGAGTACCTGGCGCTGCATCGTGCCGTGTGGCCGAGCGTCGAGCGAAAGCTCACCGAATGCAACGTGCGCAACTACAGCATCTTCATCTTCGGCGACATCCTGTTCGCCTACTACGAGTACGTCGGCGAGGACCACGAGGCGGACATGCGAAGGATCGCCGACGACCCGGTTTCGCAGGAATGGTGGACGCACACCGACCCGTGCCAGGTGAGGATCGCCGAGGAGCGTGATCCCGGGGCGCTGTGGCAGCCCGTCGAGGAACTGTGGCACCTCGCATGA
- a CDS encoding amidohydrolase has translation MTAGIDAHVHLWDRAVDPQDWIDAETMAPIARDFGASDLSEMLASTGLDGAVVVQSSNSLDESVRLAQLDSSAIAGLVAWVDLAAEVGPQLDRIRENAAVPVVGVRHLAHIDPDPEWMMREEVGAGLAVLEREGLCFDLVVREWQLPQATRLATRHGGLRFLLDHLGDPPGPGQDRSTWASQLRELARQPNVVAKVSGLTSGLVPGSWRSADLAAPVTIALGSFGPERLLYGSDWPLAELGGGAAPWKSALEALLDGLSAAERARVFGGNAADVYSLS, from the coding sequence ATGACTGCCGGCATCGACGCCCATGTGCACCTGTGGGACCGGGCCGTGGACCCGCAGGACTGGATCGACGCGGAGACCATGGCGCCGATCGCCCGCGACTTCGGCGCCTCTGATCTGAGCGAGATGCTGGCCTCGACCGGACTCGACGGTGCCGTGGTCGTGCAGTCGAGCAACAGCCTCGACGAGAGCGTCCGGCTCGCCCAGCTGGACTCGTCCGCCATCGCCGGCCTCGTCGCGTGGGTCGACCTCGCGGCGGAGGTCGGACCCCAGCTCGACCGGATCCGCGAAAACGCCGCTGTCCCCGTCGTCGGGGTGCGGCATCTGGCCCACATCGACCCGGACCCGGAGTGGATGATGCGCGAGGAGGTCGGCGCGGGCCTCGCGGTACTCGAGCGCGAGGGCCTCTGCTTCGACCTCGTCGTGCGTGAGTGGCAGCTCCCTCAGGCGACCCGCCTGGCCACGCGCCACGGCGGACTCCGCTTTCTTCTCGATCACCTGGGCGATCCGCCTGGGCCCGGGCAGGACAGGAGTACGTGGGCGTCGCAGCTGCGGGAGCTCGCGCGCCAACCGAACGTCGTCGCGAAGGTCTCGGGACTCACGTCGGGACTCGTCCCAGGATCATGGCGTTCGGCCGATCTCGCCGCCCCGGTGACGATCGCCCTGGGATCCTTCGGCCCCGAGCGTCTGCTCTACGGCTCCGACTGGCCGCTGGCTGAGCTCGGCGGGGGGGCGGCGCCCTGGAAGTCCGCTCTGGAAGCCCTGCTCGACGGGCTTTCCGCCGCGGAACGCGCGCGTGTGTTCGGCGGCAACGCTGCCGACGTCTACTCGCTCTCCTGA
- a CDS encoding FadR/GntR family transcriptional regulator, with protein sequence MPTESQHSTRLFPRRLPAGRLGVAVVSELVDLIVTGQLKEGELLPPEGPLSEHFGVSRTVLRESVKRLEEKGLVIVSQGRGTQVRAPGYWNMLDPVVLSALIDNDETLGVLDELTIVRASLESAMAGAVAGSRSADGLRRLENALTTMRESQSETDSFRQADVVFHYALMEISGNRLAENIAKHLYKRATESSRYQGIDPPDAFALTLKEHAAIVDAISRQDVAAAQKAMHDHIHISWERRRLPDHAPRARGRALDQESE encoded by the coding sequence ATGCCAACCGAGTCGCAGCACTCAACCCGTCTGTTCCCGCGACGTCTGCCCGCCGGGCGCTTGGGGGTTGCAGTCGTTTCCGAGCTCGTAGACCTCATCGTGACGGGCCAGTTGAAGGAAGGCGAGTTGCTGCCCCCGGAGGGTCCGCTGAGCGAACACTTCGGCGTGAGTCGCACGGTGCTGCGTGAATCGGTGAAGCGGTTGGAGGAGAAGGGCCTGGTGATCGTTTCCCAGGGGCGCGGCACCCAGGTGCGGGCGCCGGGTTACTGGAACATGCTCGATCCGGTGGTGCTCTCCGCGTTGATCGACAACGACGAGACGCTCGGCGTCCTCGACGAGTTGACGATCGTGCGGGCGAGCCTCGAGTCGGCGATGGCGGGCGCGGTTGCCGGTTCTCGCAGCGCAGACGGGTTGCGGAGGCTGGAGAACGCCTTGACCACGATGCGTGAAAGCCAGTCCGAGACGGACTCCTTCCGACAGGCGGATGTGGTGTTCCACTACGCGCTCATGGAGATCTCCGGCAACCGGCTGGCGGAGAACATCGCCAAGCATCTGTACAAGCGAGCCACGGAGTCCAGCCGCTACCAGGGCATCGACCCGCCTGACGCGTTCGCACTGACGCTGAAGGAACACGCGGCGATCGTCGATGCCATCTCGAGGCAGGACGTCGCCGCGGCCCAGAAGGCGATGCACGATCACATCCACATCTCGTGGGAGCGTCGTCGGCTGCCCGACCACGCGCCTCGGGCGCGTGGTCGAGCGCTCGATCAGGAGAGCGAGTAG
- a CDS encoding carboxylesterase/lipase family protein: protein MLMTRVGAALLGMVLAAATMSTASAHGAPRTPVVRQTNLGKVQGIDQDRSTGTYSWLGIPYAEPPVGPLRWKAPVPHQPWRGVRDASQFGNGCIQQGRMFSPAPSGPHYGLDVRDGLGNPVGSEDCLTLNVFRPSNAKKNLPVIVFIHGGSNVVGYSADPMYDGRALARRTNAVVVTVNYRLGVFGWLDLPGLKTGDKVNDSGNFGTLDQIEALRFINRNAPAFGGDRSNVTVMGESAGAVNVWALMVSPLSKGLLDKAIPLSGGLLFTTPQKARTYADGLVEEAAGTGEGPDDAVRRLRSMPAGDIIRAQVRQGSKAGDPPAVIAEGTVLPTDYHAAIKAGKFRNVPTLAGNTLEEGKLFGSAIGAFRPTDYQRFTSQYFFDPDKPSPFTVCDFITDAYLPVDGPGGWNEAADDLTDLIFTGITHDSLNSVQEAGNKHLYYYQFAWNQESPPFDQVYGAAHAMDLPFVFHTFDEGLFTFAFSAKNEPGRLQLSSLMIDSIRTFVRTGTPQHASLGTRWQQWPRGVVFDAGDQRATVQPKSPGR, encoded by the coding sequence ATGCTGATGACACGAGTCGGCGCCGCACTGCTCGGCATGGTGCTGGCAGCCGCAACGATGAGCACAGCGTCGGCACACGGCGCACCCAGAACACCTGTCGTACGGCAGACCAACCTCGGCAAGGTCCAGGGCATCGACCAGGACCGGTCGACCGGAACCTATTCCTGGCTGGGCATCCCCTACGCAGAGCCCCCCGTGGGGCCGCTACGCTGGAAAGCCCCCGTCCCTCATCAGCCATGGCGCGGGGTGCGTGACGCCAGCCAATTCGGGAACGGCTGCATACAGCAAGGCCGCATGTTCAGCCCCGCACCGTCCGGCCCTCACTACGGGCTGGACGTCCGCGACGGCCTTGGCAACCCCGTCGGCTCCGAGGACTGCCTCACCCTTAACGTCTTCCGCCCCTCGAACGCGAAGAAGAACCTGCCGGTCATCGTGTTCATCCACGGAGGAAGCAACGTGGTCGGGTACTCGGCAGATCCGATGTACGACGGCCGCGCCCTGGCACGCCGGACCAATGCGGTCGTGGTCACCGTCAACTACCGGCTCGGGGTCTTCGGGTGGCTCGACCTGCCTGGGCTGAAGACGGGCGACAAGGTCAACGACTCAGGAAACTTTGGAACGTTGGACCAGATCGAGGCCCTTCGCTTCATCAACCGCAACGCCCCCGCCTTCGGCGGCGATCGCTCGAATGTGACGGTGATGGGGGAGTCCGCCGGCGCCGTCAACGTGTGGGCCCTCATGGTGTCCCCTCTGAGTAAAGGTTTACTGGACAAAGCGATCCCGCTCAGTGGCGGCCTCCTGTTCACCACCCCGCAAAAAGCGCGCACGTACGCTGACGGGCTGGTCGAGGAAGCCGCCGGCACAGGTGAAGGCCCAGACGACGCCGTGCGCCGTCTGCGATCGATGCCGGCCGGTGACATCATCCGCGCGCAAGTCCGGCAAGGCTCCAAGGCCGGCGACCCGCCCGCAGTCATCGCGGAGGGGACGGTCTTGCCGACGGACTACCACGCCGCTATCAAGGCGGGAAAGTTCCGCAACGTCCCCACCCTCGCCGGGAACACCTTGGAGGAGGGCAAGCTCTTCGGATCGGCGATCGGGGCGTTCCGGCCGACCGACTACCAGCGCTTCACCTCGCAGTACTTCTTCGACCCCGACAAGCCATCACCGTTCACGGTGTGCGATTTCATCACGGACGCGTACCTTCCCGTCGACGGGCCTGGCGGCTGGAACGAGGCTGCGGACGATCTGACCGACCTCATCTTCACCGGCATCACCCACGACTCCCTGAACTCAGTACAGGAAGCGGGAAACAAGCACCTGTACTACTACCAGTTCGCCTGGAACCAGGAGTCACCGCCCTTCGACCAGGTGTACGGCGCCGCACACGCCATGGACCTGCCCTTCGTGTTCCATACGTTCGACGAGGGCTTGTTCACCTTCGCGTTCAGCGCCAAGAACGAGCCGGGGCGACTGCAGCTGTCAAGCCTGATGATCGACAGCATCCGGACCTTCGTACGTACGGGAACCCCGCAACACGCGAGTCTGGGCACACGGTGGCAGCAGTGGCCGCGCGGCGTCGTCTTCGACGCCGGGGACCAGAGAGCAACGGTGCAGCCCAAATCACCGGGCAGGTAG
- a CDS encoding MFS transporter, with protein MRLGAPLGGALMELHGAAGLFGWQWMFLIEGAITIVVGSVVWHWVPDKPSDALWLSAQEAAVLNERATVHTAPAHATLKGNVKVAFGRPFILVLAVIYFANQINSVSIQYNFPSIVESLGVEGSFLIGVVSGSAGIGALIGVLVIPWLHRRASGELHVLTGATIGTVLVAVAYTLADGAVARILLIDVAMMLLIGVLPLYWSIAMARMSGLMAAAGLAFINTVGLLGGFTGPYLYGFAEGRGSEAGGYAVLIGGSVLGVLALPLLRRTVQKEDSEPQPSTPPVEPSVQTGGRQ; from the coding sequence GTGAGGCTAGGCGCCCCGCTCGGCGGCGCACTCATGGAACTCCACGGCGCAGCCGGGTTGTTCGGTTGGCAGTGGATGTTCCTTATCGAGGGCGCGATCACGATCGTGGTCGGGAGCGTCGTATGGCACTGGGTGCCGGACAAACCGTCTGACGCGCTGTGGCTCTCAGCACAAGAGGCCGCGGTGCTGAACGAACGAGCCACCGTGCACACAGCCCCCGCACACGCCACCTTGAAGGGCAACGTGAAGGTGGCGTTCGGCCGGCCCTTCATCCTCGTACTCGCGGTGATCTACTTCGCCAACCAGATCAACAGCGTCTCGATCCAGTACAACTTCCCGTCAATCGTCGAAAGCCTCGGTGTCGAGGGATCCTTCCTCATCGGTGTGGTGAGCGGCAGCGCGGGCATCGGCGCGCTTATCGGCGTGCTCGTCATCCCCTGGCTCCACCGGCGGGCGTCAGGTGAGCTCCACGTCCTCACTGGCGCCACCATTGGCACAGTCCTAGTGGCAGTGGCTTACACCCTCGCGGATGGTGCGGTAGCCCGCATCCTGCTGATCGACGTCGCGATGATGCTGCTCATCGGGGTTCTGCCCCTCTACTGGTCGATCGCGATGGCGCGGATGTCCGGGCTGATGGCTGCGGCAGGGCTCGCTTTCATCAACACAGTCGGACTGCTCGGAGGTTTCACCGGTCCCTACCTGTACGGGTTCGCCGAAGGCCGGGGCAGCGAGGCAGGCGGGTATGCGGTGCTGATCGGAGGCTCAGTTCTCGGCGTGCTGGCCCTTCCGCTGTTGCGGCGCACGGTGCAGAAGGAGGACAGCGAGCCGCAGCCCAGCACGCCGCCGGTAGAACCCAGTGTTCAGACGGGAGGGAGACAGTGA
- a CDS encoding IS1380 family transposase, with translation MSVQAEGTFYVQAIGLRPKIQVSADGSGVVGHAGARLLADLADATGLTAAYSTALRPLRPRGTGHDPGRIATDLAVVLADGGEAIADLAVLRDQAGVFGSVASAPTAWRLLADTDERTLASLRAARAQAREVAWMQAAEQGEGIPAVRAAGRILPGLVLDLDATLITCHSEKEQAAPTYKGGFGFHPLLCFLANTGEALAGRLRPGNAGANTASDHITVFDQALAQIPDAQLHGTDILVRTDSAGSAKAFLAHVRDVRKRGIRTFFSVGYAITEPVRRAIRAMPDRLWHPALDQDGTLRDGAEVAELTGMVDLDGYPAGTRIIVRRERPHPGAQLSLFDQDEGLRHQVFLTDTPYSGGGSAQFLEVRHRGHATVEDHIRCGKTTGFGRFPSRDFAVNAVWLELSLAAIDLLAWTRVLLLDGELATAEPKKLRYRLLHVTARLTRGGRRLHLRISATWPWRHELATAFHRLAALPRPAS, from the coding sequence CTGTCGGTCCAGGCGGAGGGCACTTTCTACGTGCAGGCTATCGGGTTGCGTCCCAAGATCCAGGTCAGTGCAGATGGTTCGGGGGTGGTCGGGCATGCCGGGGCACGGTTACTGGCCGATCTCGCTGATGCCACCGGGCTGACCGCCGCGTACTCCACCGCGCTCAGGCCGCTTCGGCCGCGCGGGACCGGGCATGATCCTGGCCGGATCGCCACCGACCTGGCGGTGGTGCTCGCCGACGGCGGTGAGGCCATCGCGGACCTGGCCGTACTGCGGGACCAGGCAGGGGTGTTCGGTTCGGTCGCCTCGGCACCGACGGCCTGGCGACTGCTCGCCGACACCGACGAGAGGACACTGGCTTCTCTGCGCGCGGCGCGTGCCCAAGCTCGGGAAGTCGCCTGGATGCAGGCCGCCGAGCAAGGCGAGGGCATACCCGCAGTCCGGGCCGCGGGACGCATTCTGCCCGGGCTGGTCCTGGACCTCGACGCCACGCTGATCACCTGCCACTCCGAGAAGGAGCAGGCCGCACCCACCTATAAAGGCGGCTTCGGCTTCCACCCGCTGCTGTGCTTCCTGGCCAACACCGGCGAGGCACTGGCGGGCCGACTCCGTCCCGGAAACGCCGGTGCCAACACCGCGAGCGACCACATCACGGTGTTCGACCAGGCACTCGCGCAGATCCCCGACGCGCAACTTCACGGCACCGACATCCTCGTCCGCACCGACAGTGCCGGATCCGCGAAAGCATTCCTCGCCCACGTCCGCGACGTGCGGAAACGAGGAATCCGTACCTTCTTCTCGGTCGGATACGCCATCACCGAGCCGGTCCGCCGAGCCATTCGGGCCATGCCCGACCGCCTCTGGCATCCCGCCCTGGACCAGGACGGGACTCTGCGTGATGGCGCCGAGGTCGCCGAGCTGACCGGCATGGTCGATCTGGACGGCTACCCGGCCGGCACCCGCATCATCGTGCGCCGAGAGCGGCCGCACCCCGGAGCCCAGCTGTCCCTGTTCGACCAGGACGAGGGCCTACGGCATCAGGTGTTCCTCACCGACACCCCGTACTCCGGTGGCGGTTCCGCCCAGTTCCTCGAGGTCCGCCACCGCGGACATGCCACTGTCGAGGACCACATCCGGTGCGGCAAAACCACCGGCTTCGGCCGCTTCCCCTCCCGCGACTTCGCCGTCAACGCCGTCTGGCTCGAACTCAGCCTCGCCGCGATCGACCTGCTCGCCTGGACCCGTGTCCTCCTCCTGGACGGGGAGCTGGCCACCGCCGAGCCGAAGAAACTCCGCTACCGGCTACTGCACGTCACGGCCCGCCTCACCCGCGGCGGCCGACGCCTCCACCTGCGAATATCGGCGACCTGGCCCTGGAGACACGAACTGGCCACGGCCTTCCACCGACTCGCCGCACTGCCCCGACCCGCCAGCTGA